The Dethiosulfovibrio peptidovorans DSM 11002 genome has a window encoding:
- a CDS encoding succinylglutamate desuccinylase/aspartoacylase family protein, whose translation MKTFKGNAATAVALLVAVCVLSFLSAQSFLAMREPDPVKPSEGFVKRMLSDWFEPLEGTPADTPVYVQDSGVPGGTVMIMGGTHPNEPAGTMTAIIYLERARVTKGKLLVIPFANMTAMGHNSPQEASPQYFHLDVPGGTRWFRYGSRASNPVYQWPDPDIYIHAQSGQQLAGSSKSNLNRAYPGVKDDALTQQVAYAVIQLLREEKVDLAFDLHEASPEYPVVNAIVAHDRAMELAAMVSMELEMGGVPMRLEPSPVNFRGLSHREWGDNTDTMAILMESGNPSQGRLRGRTDEALVLTGEDKAYLKAAELGRLFIPYEGDQPLDLRTARHVEAIKLFVEMLGDVKEGGAVEVENIPSYEEMIESGIGAFLLPLSDDRFDGK comes from the coding sequence GTGAAGACTTTTAAGGGAAATGCCGCTACGGCGGTAGCCCTGCTGGTGGCGGTTTGCGTCCTCTCTTTCCTGTCGGCCCAAAGTTTTCTGGCGATGAGAGAGCCCGATCCAGTGAAGCCCTCCGAGGGGTTCGTAAAGAGGATGCTCTCCGACTGGTTCGAGCCACTCGAGGGGACCCCGGCGGATACCCCCGTCTACGTTCAGGACAGCGGAGTTCCTGGAGGTACTGTGATGATCATGGGAGGAACCCATCCCAACGAACCGGCCGGTACTATGACGGCGATCATATACCTCGAGAGAGCTCGGGTTACCAAGGGTAAGCTCCTAGTGATACCCTTCGCCAACATGACGGCCATGGGACACAACTCGCCTCAGGAGGCGTCGCCTCAGTATTTTCATCTGGACGTTCCGGGAGGGACCCGTTGGTTCCGTTACGGCTCCAGGGCGAGCAACCCGGTCTATCAGTGGCCCGATCCGGACATATACATACACGCTCAGTCGGGGCAACAGTTGGCGGGAAGCTCCAAGAGCAATCTCAACAGGGCCTATCCGGGGGTGAAGGACGATGCCCTGACCCAGCAGGTTGCATATGCGGTGATTCAGCTGCTCAGGGAGGAGAAGGTGGACCTGGCCTTCGACCTTCACGAGGCATCTCCGGAGTACCCGGTGGTCAACGCGATAGTGGCTCACGACAGGGCCATGGAGCTGGCTGCCATGGTGTCAATGGAGCTGGAGATGGGAGGTGTCCCCATGAGGCTCGAGCCTTCGCCGGTCAACTTCAGAGGCCTCAGCCACAGAGAGTGGGGCGACAACACCGACACTATGGCCATACTCATGGAGTCGGGCAACCCAAGTCAGGGACGACTCAGAGGTCGAACCGACGAGGCCCTGGTGCTGACCGGTGAGGATAAGGCCTACCTGAAGGCGGCGGAGCTGGGAAGGCTGTTCATCCCTTACGAGGGGGATCAGCCTCTGGACCTGAGGACCGCCAGACACGTGGAGGCCATAAAGCTTTTCGTGGAGATGCTCGGGGACGTCAAAGAGGGCGGAGCCGTAGAGGTGGAGAACATCCCCTCTTACGAGGAAATGATAGAGAGCGGTATAGGAGCTTTCCTGTTGCCCCTATCGGACGATCGGTTCGACGGGAAGTAG
- a CDS encoding TRAP transporter large permease subunit: MSWFWPEGIYTLLMIGVFAFSAFAWKLPIAVAMALAAISGALASGNGVPIRHLIEGEFGYIDTILIIATAMIFMKVVQRIGLLDSVAAWVIRRFRNYPVFLSLGIMFLIMVPGMITGSSTAAVLTTGALVAPVLIKLGVPVVKTAAAISMGALFGMIAPPISIPAMIIGAGVDIPYVGFGFPLLICTLPLAVVCSLLLIYPYVRKERDEAALDAELARMSGVVLTPRLFLPVVVLVVLLGGERMFPHIWPSLGMPLDFLLASAAGLLSGSRWNPLETVTEAVDEALPVMGILMGVGMFIQIMTLTGVRGFVVVSALALPSWTLYLGIATSMPLFGAVSSFGSASVLGVPFLLALLGQNEIVVASALSLVASLGDLMPPTALAGIFAAQVVGEDNYFKVLRHCMFPAVLTAGWGIAVILMAEPLAKLIF, translated from the coding sequence ATGTCGTGGTTTTGGCCGGAGGGAATATACACCCTCCTGATGATAGGGGTTTTCGCCTTTTCCGCCTTCGCCTGGAAGCTCCCCATAGCCGTCGCCATGGCCTTGGCGGCCATATCCGGAGCTCTGGCGTCTGGAAACGGCGTTCCCATAAGGCACCTGATCGAGGGAGAGTTCGGCTACATAGATACCATACTGATAATAGCCACCGCCATGATCTTCATGAAGGTGGTGCAGCGTATAGGTCTACTCGACTCGGTGGCCGCCTGGGTCATAAGGCGATTCAGGAACTATCCGGTCTTTCTGAGTCTGGGGATAATGTTTCTCATAATGGTCCCTGGCATGATAACCGGATCGTCCACCGCGGCGGTCCTTACGACCGGTGCTCTGGTGGCTCCGGTATTGATAAAACTGGGGGTTCCGGTGGTGAAGACCGCCGCGGCCATATCCATGGGAGCTCTGTTCGGGATGATAGCCCCTCCCATAAGCATACCGGCCATGATAATAGGGGCCGGAGTCGATATCCCCTACGTGGGTTTCGGTTTCCCTCTGTTGATATGCACTCTCCCTCTGGCGGTGGTCTGTTCCCTTCTGCTCATATACCCCTACGTCAGGAAAGAGCGAGACGAGGCCGCACTGGACGCCGAACTGGCCAGAATGAGCGGGGTCGTTCTGACGCCGAGGCTCTTCCTGCCAGTGGTGGTGCTGGTGGTCCTGTTGGGGGGAGAGAGGATGTTTCCCCATATATGGCCGTCTTTGGGCATGCCCCTCGATTTTCTTCTGGCCTCCGCGGCGGGACTGCTTTCCGGGTCCAGATGGAACCCACTGGAAACCGTGACGGAGGCGGTCGACGAGGCCCTTCCAGTCATGGGAATACTTATGGGGGTCGGTATGTTCATACAGATAATGACCCTGACCGGTGTGAGAGGTTTCGTCGTCGTCTCGGCCCTGGCTTTGCCTTCATGGACCCTCTATCTGGGTATAGCGACGTCCATGCCACTTTTCGGTGCGGTCTCGTCCTTCGGATCCGCCTCGGTACTGGGAGTGCCTTTCCTGCTCGCCCTGCTCGGGCAAAACGAGATAGTGGTGGCCTCCGCCCTCAGCCTGGTGGCGTCTTTGGGCGACCTGATGCCCCCCACGGCCTTGGCCGGTATATTCGCCGCCCAGGTGGTAGGGGAGGACAATTACTTCAAGGTACTGCGGCACTGTATGTTCCCCGCGGTCCTCACAGCCGGATGGGGCATAGCCGTAATACTGATGGCCGAGCCTCTGGCGAAGTTGATTTTCTAG
- a CDS encoding DUF6305 family protein, giving the protein MKRYLIGLAAAFMVIVTTVSFASAADVALTSVGQSPDAMMVKVVLKSLSVKPDYDPLMKADDLSDHKVLIAVVGGSSKGLGAAGIDKDQEVARAEALLDKAKADGVKVLVMHVGGPGRRGTLSDLFISAAVPYSDGLILVDGADQDGLFESLLGDKPVEPEVVPNVRGTKAPLEKILASWEIL; this is encoded by the coding sequence ATGAAAAGATATCTTATAGGTCTTGCGGCGGCTTTCATGGTGATCGTGACTACCGTGTCCTTCGCTTCGGCGGCGGACGTCGCCCTGACCTCGGTGGGACAGAGCCCGGATGCCATGATGGTCAAGGTAGTGCTCAAGTCCTTGAGCGTCAAGCCCGATTACGATCCTCTAATGAAGGCCGATGATCTGTCGGATCACAAGGTACTCATAGCGGTGGTGGGTGGTAGCTCCAAGGGACTGGGAGCCGCCGGAATCGACAAGGATCAGGAGGTGGCTAGAGCCGAGGCCCTGCTGGACAAGGCGAAGGCCGACGGAGTCAAGGTGTTGGTCATGCACGTCGGAGGCCCGGGGCGCAGAGGGACCTTGTCCGATCTGTTCATCTCCGCCGCCGTGCCATATTCGGACGGCCTGATCCTGGTGGACGGGGCGGATCAGGATGGTCTTTTCGAGAGTCTTCTCGGAGATAAACCGGTGGAGCCCGAGGTCGTCCCCAACGTCAGAGGGACCAAGGCTCCTCTGGAGAAGATCCTCGCTTCCTGGGAAATCCTGTAG
- a CDS encoding response regulator — MSLYLGAVDDDREVLYTLEVMASSLGWSMRTSDDPETALNWVSDDTVDVLLVDFHMPIMSGLEVIRRARKLSSSVVLMALTVEERPDVARELIIAGADDFVCKPIRLADFSARIGLHRELSRYRRAGRWEGGDRGISEETARKIYDSLLSEGVYLSASEVADLTGVSYPTANRYLEYLVRKGQIKKVRRQEDGRSGRPRSYYRGGLP; from the coding sequence ATGAGCCTTTATCTGGGCGCGGTTGACGACGATAGGGAAGTCCTCTACACGCTGGAGGTTATGGCTTCCTCTTTGGGGTGGTCCATGAGGACCTCCGACGATCCCGAGACCGCTCTGAACTGGGTCTCAGACGACACTGTCGACGTACTGTTGGTGGATTTTCATATGCCGATAATGAGTGGACTAGAGGTTATACGAAGGGCCAGAAAGCTCTCCTCGTCGGTGGTGCTCATGGCCCTTACCGTGGAGGAGCGACCGGATGTCGCCCGGGAGCTGATCATAGCGGGAGCGGACGATTTTGTCTGCAAACCGATTCGACTGGCCGATTTCTCCGCCAGGATAGGCCTTCATAGGGAGCTCTCCCGTTACAGGAGGGCCGGACGGTGGGAGGGAGGGGACAGAGGAATCTCGGAGGAAACCGCCCGTAAAATCTACGATTCGCTTTTATCGGAGGGGGTCTATCTGTCCGCCTCGGAGGTGGCAGATCTGACGGGGGTCTCCTATCCCACCGCCAATAGGTATCTGGAGTACCTGGTTAGAAAGGGACAGATCAAAAAGGTGCGTCGTCAGGAGGACGGAAGAAGCGGCCGTCCCAGAAGCTACTACCGCGGAGGGTTGCCGTGA
- a CDS encoding sensor histidine kinase: MSERRPALVLWASGLLFAWVLSHFVDWPIRAVLSTLDRSVRLLDSGFLLVSATVLVGTNAVRAFMLYTGWFLLGQCFRDLDNFGPGRWIPLLGIPGSYVAAWAFRMPSVPHFGGPAVMALISVAMVQYLSRDVVRPGNRTIVLGALVLSMQWLDVIPKLTDYGFGWGELSLAIKEVATLMDRDVVLDVVGTMSFVFSFAMALVITELFVGYEKRLAQLRLLRKRERELSRLRQDQTESRVYREMQYLVHDLKRPLTAVMGLSDVISQTSTDPTAVRHSDRIQGAASRMNQMISEIKDPTAVQVVSVSDLLDYSLSQIRPLEWSSALRLEIPEELRNRSIRVNLIRFSRAVVNLLDNSHRATVGRSDPRIFLGVSESRDGNIVLFVRDNGPGFGDDIDKGGSRWGSSGLGLAFVKDVTDSHGWKFELGSGPDGGASVELSAPPFEDRSGKYEPLSGRG, from the coding sequence TTGTCGGAGAGAAGGCCGGCCTTGGTGTTGTGGGCCTCCGGGTTGCTCTTTGCCTGGGTTTTGTCCCATTTCGTCGATTGGCCCATAAGGGCGGTCCTGTCCACGTTGGACAGATCGGTTAGGCTTCTGGACAGCGGTTTTCTTCTGGTCTCAGCCACTGTCTTGGTGGGGACCAACGCGGTCAGGGCCTTTATGCTCTACACAGGATGGTTTCTGCTGGGACAGTGTTTCAGAGACTTAGATAATTTCGGTCCCGGCCGATGGATACCTCTGCTGGGAATCCCCGGTTCCTACGTGGCGGCGTGGGCCTTTCGAATGCCCTCGGTTCCCCACTTCGGAGGCCCCGCCGTGATGGCGCTGATCAGCGTGGCCATGGTCCAGTATCTGAGTCGGGATGTTGTGAGGCCGGGAAACAGGACGATAGTTTTGGGGGCGTTGGTCCTGTCGATGCAGTGGCTCGATGTCATTCCCAAGCTGACCGACTACGGTTTCGGATGGGGCGAGCTCAGTCTGGCGATCAAGGAGGTGGCTACACTGATGGACAGGGACGTGGTGCTCGACGTGGTCGGAACGATGTCCTTCGTTTTCAGTTTCGCCATGGCCTTGGTAATAACGGAGCTTTTCGTCGGCTATGAGAAGAGGTTGGCCCAGCTCAGGCTGTTGAGAAAAAGGGAAAGAGAGCTGTCCAGGCTCAGGCAGGATCAGACCGAGAGCCGGGTCTATCGAGAGATGCAGTATCTGGTCCACGATCTGAAGAGGCCTCTGACGGCGGTGATGGGATTGTCGGACGTGATATCCCAGACTTCGACGGATCCCACGGCGGTTCGCCACTCCGACAGGATTCAGGGGGCGGCCTCCAGGATGAACCAGATGATATCGGAGATAAAAGATCCCACGGCGGTACAGGTCGTGTCGGTGTCGGATCTGTTGGATTACTCGCTTTCCCAGATAAGGCCGCTGGAGTGGTCGTCGGCTTTGCGTCTGGAGATACCGGAGGAGTTGAGGAACCGTTCTATAAGGGTCAATCTAATAAGGTTTTCCCGGGCTGTGGTGAATCTGCTGGACAACTCCCACAGGGCGACGGTAGGGCGTTCGGATCCCAGGATCTTCCTCGGAGTCTCGGAGAGTCGGGACGGGAATATCGTCCTTTTCGTCAGGGATAACGGTCCGGGGTTCGGAGACGATATCGACAAGGGGGGATCCCGGTGGGGATCGTCCGGCCTAGGACTGGCTTTCGTGAAAGATGTGACCGATTCTCACGGTTGGAAGTTCGAGTTGGGGAGCGGTCCGGACGGCGGAGCCTCGGTCGAGCTGAGCGCCCCGCCTTTCGAGGATAGGAGTGGAAAATATGAGCCTTTATCTGGGCGCGGTTGA
- a CDS encoding MurR/RpiR family transcriptional regulator — MLKEKIIAGMKDFSTTQAKVARFILENPREAPFMTANQMAESVDTSESSVIRFASMLGYSGYPELKEAMKSLLLDQMTTIERMAVYDDDPRESPCHRIMTLDMLDLGESQTNLNPQGIRSWASEVLEAPAIYMAAQRSSLALAGYLSFYLSWFHPSVHQLNDTLIREQMTTAPKGSMMIGISFPRYSRWTVDAMKLGRSLGLTLTAISDSPHNPMTEADPEHVLTAPCRHISFIDSLTAPMSLMNCLIMAVADEMGDEAKKRLQELEELWTENPVYTVK; from the coding sequence TTGCTCAAAGAGAAGATAATCGCCGGGATGAAGGACTTCTCCACCACTCAAGCCAAGGTGGCCCGTTTCATACTGGAGAACCCCAGGGAGGCCCCGTTCATGACGGCAAACCAGATGGCGGAGTCGGTGGACACCAGCGAATCGTCGGTAATACGGTTCGCATCCATGCTCGGCTATTCCGGCTATCCCGAGCTGAAGGAGGCAATGAAGAGTCTTTTGCTGGACCAGATGACCACCATAGAGAGAATGGCCGTCTACGACGACGACCCGAGGGAATCGCCCTGTCACAGAATAATGACTCTGGACATGCTGGACCTGGGAGAATCACAGACCAACCTGAACCCCCAGGGCATCCGTTCCTGGGCCTCGGAGGTACTCGAGGCCCCCGCCATCTACATGGCTGCCCAGAGAAGCTCCCTCGCTCTGGCGGGATACCTTTCCTTCTACCTCAGCTGGTTCCATCCCTCGGTGCACCAGCTGAACGACACCCTCATAAGAGAACAAATGACCACGGCGCCTAAGGGCAGCATGATGATAGGGATAAGCTTCCCCAGATATTCCAGATGGACCGTAGATGCCATGAAGCTGGGCCGATCTCTGGGACTGACCCTGACGGCTATAAGCGACAGCCCCCATAACCCGATGACGGAGGCCGACCCGGAACACGTGTTGACCGCTCCGTGCAGGCATATTTCCTTCATCGACTCTCTGACCGCTCCGATGAGCCTGATGAACTGTCTGATCATGGCGGTCGCGGACGAGATGGGCGATGAAGCCAAGAAAAGGCTCCAGGAACTGGAAGAACTCTGGACAGAAAACCCGGTCTATACGGTCAAGTGA
- a CDS encoding aspartate aminotransferase family protein, translating to MDFGKLIPRSYKNELRKAVRGEGIYLYDEDGREFIDGCSGALISSLGHGNKEVAKAVYDQLVKLEFAHPSRWRNDATLEAAEEVASIAPGDLKNVWFVSGGSEAIESALKIARQYFVERDGKGSGKTTFIARWNSYHGSTIGTMGLAGSMPRRRDFTPLFQETPKIQPHYCYRCPYGQTYPSCDLRCARSLENEILRLGPERVLAFVAEPVVGSTVGGLHPPVEYWPIVREICTKYDVLLIADEVMTGIGRTGKAFCVNHWDVIPDIICSAKAMASGYSPAGAILVSQKLVDVLKGGSGAFQHGHTYNANPATAAAVTATLRIMKRDGLFENAAARGEELMKGLRELMDIPIVGEVRGMGLMRGVEIVADKATKAPFPAKTKAAAVVTSCCMDHGLVVYPGTGMISGVAGDQFLVAPPLIVTSEQIGEILARLRSGLEDAVKKLNG from the coding sequence ATGGATTTCGGCAAATTGATACCCAGGAGCTACAAAAACGAGCTCAGAAAGGCGGTACGAGGCGAGGGAATATACCTTTACGACGAGGACGGCAGGGAGTTTATCGACGGATGTAGCGGAGCCCTTATCTCCAGCCTGGGACACGGCAACAAAGAGGTGGCGAAGGCCGTATACGATCAGCTCGTTAAGCTGGAGTTCGCCCATCCCTCCAGGTGGAGAAACGACGCCACCCTTGAGGCGGCGGAAGAAGTGGCGTCCATAGCTCCCGGAGATCTGAAGAACGTCTGGTTCGTCAGCGGAGGCAGCGAGGCCATAGAGTCGGCCCTCAAGATCGCCAGACAGTATTTCGTCGAAAGAGACGGCAAGGGATCCGGCAAGACCACTTTCATAGCTCGTTGGAACTCATACCACGGTTCCACCATAGGGACCATGGGACTGGCCGGAAGCATGCCTCGCCGGAGGGACTTCACACCCCTTTTCCAGGAGACGCCGAAGATCCAGCCCCACTACTGCTACAGATGTCCCTACGGACAGACCTATCCGTCCTGCGATTTGAGGTGCGCCAGATCCCTGGAGAACGAGATACTCCGCCTGGGACCGGAAAGGGTACTGGCCTTCGTGGCCGAACCGGTGGTGGGTTCCACGGTGGGAGGGCTCCATCCTCCGGTGGAATACTGGCCCATCGTCAGGGAGATCTGCACCAAATACGACGTACTGCTCATCGCCGACGAGGTCATGACCGGAATAGGCCGCACAGGCAAGGCCTTCTGCGTGAACCACTGGGACGTGATTCCCGACATCATATGCTCCGCCAAGGCCATGGCCAGCGGCTACTCCCCCGCCGGTGCCATATTGGTCAGCCAAAAACTGGTAGACGTATTGAAGGGAGGCTCCGGAGCCTTCCAGCACGGGCATACATACAACGCCAACCCCGCCACGGCCGCGGCGGTGACGGCAACCCTTCGGATAATGAAGCGGGACGGATTATTCGAGAACGCCGCCGCCAGAGGCGAGGAACTCATGAAGGGGCTGAGGGAACTCATGGACATTCCCATAGTGGGAGAGGTCCGAGGCATGGGGCTCATGAGAGGTGTAGAGATAGTGGCGGACAAGGCCACCAAGGCTCCGTTCCCGGCGAAGACCAAGGCCGCCGCCGTGGTCACATCCTGCTGCATGGACCACGGCCTGGTCGTATACCCCGGAACGGGGATGATCAGCGGAGTGGCGGGAGATCAGTTCCTGGTGGCCCCTCCTCTGATAGTCACGTCGGAGCAGATAGGGGAAATACTTGCCAGACTCCGCAGCGGCTTGGAGGATGCAGTAAAAAAACTTAACGGTTAG
- a CDS encoding TAXI family TRAP transporter solute-binding subunit — MKRKAIALALLFAVALTGTAMAKTFITIGSGGVGGTYYPLGGSMAEVLTKADIDVKATSRSTAASKENCRLVASGRAQIGMTMGSTLYQAFTGTGAFEKDGKLPLEILFNMYPAPEHLVTTNRTGITTFEDLKGKRVSIGAPGSGNQVLARMILAAAGIDPEKDFSMQQLTQPEAAMALKDGNLDAVFWNFAAPGSAVLEVAAVRDVVLIPLPEDLVKKVVEENSFLFPYTIKKEVYPGQPEDVLTVADGNYLVVKKGMDEKLGYDLTKTLIENRKAFMQVTQQAVHFAPEEASVGIIPFTPGAVKFFKEKGIEID, encoded by the coding sequence ATGAAGAGAAAGGCTATAGCACTTGCCCTGTTGTTCGCGGTGGCTTTGACCGGCACCGCCATGGCGAAAACGTTTATAACCATAGGATCCGGAGGGGTCGGAGGCACCTACTACCCCCTGGGAGGCTCTATGGCCGAGGTACTGACCAAGGCAGACATAGACGTCAAGGCTACATCCCGCTCCACCGCGGCATCGAAGGAAAACTGCCGCCTGGTCGCATCGGGCAGAGCCCAGATAGGCATGACCATGGGGTCCACCCTCTACCAGGCCTTCACCGGCACTGGGGCCTTCGAGAAGGACGGCAAGCTCCCCCTGGAGATCCTCTTCAACATGTATCCCGCCCCGGAACATCTCGTCACCACCAACAGGACCGGGATCACCACCTTTGAGGATCTCAAGGGTAAAAGGGTCTCCATAGGAGCCCCCGGAAGCGGCAACCAGGTACTGGCCAGGATGATACTGGCAGCCGCCGGAATAGATCCGGAGAAAGACTTCTCCATGCAGCAGCTGACCCAGCCGGAAGCCGCCATGGCCCTCAAGGACGGCAATCTGGACGCGGTGTTCTGGAACTTCGCCGCTCCGGGATCGGCGGTTCTCGAGGTCGCGGCGGTTCGCGACGTCGTCCTCATCCCCCTTCCGGAGGATCTTGTGAAGAAGGTCGTGGAGGAGAACTCCTTCCTCTTTCCCTACACCATAAAGAAAGAGGTCTACCCCGGCCAGCCGGAGGACGTCCTCACCGTGGCAGACGGCAACTACCTGGTTGTCAAGAAGGGGATGGACGAGAAGCTCGGCTACGACCTTACCAAGACTCTCATAGAGAACAGAAAGGCCTTCATGCAGGTAACCCAGCAGGCGGTCCACTTCGCCCCTGAAGAGGCCAGCGTGGGGATAATCCCCTTCACCCCGGGAGCGGTGAAATTCTTCAAGGAGAAGGGCATCGAGATCGACTAA
- a CDS encoding TRAP transporter permease → MSEEILKNPLPVEEPDSKKRTLTGWQYTLVAGLALAASSFHLYTAAFGLFAAMYQRSVHWLFMGVILFLIYPASKNRPKDRIDPLDWVLAILLSIGCLNILLNWQEIAIRQGAPIASDVYLGVIMVVLVIEGTRRAMGWPLPIMAIISLLYAFFGPYFPGILAHGGIPIGELAPFQYLRTDGIFGVPLGVSASFIFLFVLFGAFLSTSGAGQFFIDLAVALTGRSQGGPGKAAVVSSALMGTVSGSSCANTVTTGAFTIPLMKQSGYSSEFAGAIVAAASTGGQVMPPVMGAAAFIMAQFLGISYWEIVVAAAIPATLYFVSIMAMVHFRAGKIGMKRLSGEDLPKAGKVLKEGWHLLIPIITLIAFLATGYSPVKAVFWSIVFLIGCSWLGKKEHRMTPGRILQAMIDGAIGAVDVAAACACSGIVIGVIGITGVGLAFSSFVLSLSHGILPFALMLTMVGSIILGMGVPTTAQYIITSTLAAPALAEMGVPMMAAHLFCLYFGVLADVTPPVALATYAASGIAKSNPMKTGFTALIVAVAGFLVPYMFVYNHYLLFQGNIFQIAIGCGSAFLCIIGLASGVQGYFLTHINIVERAALLATPFLIIAPYMTANLIAVGLMVAVFMFQKLKLSRAAQLSSNG, encoded by the coding sequence ATGAGCGAAGAAATCCTAAAAAACCCGCTTCCGGTGGAGGAACCGGACTCCAAAAAACGGACCCTCACGGGATGGCAATACACGCTGGTGGCGGGGTTGGCCTTGGCCGCTTCGTCCTTTCACCTCTACACCGCCGCCTTCGGGCTTTTCGCCGCCATGTACCAGCGCAGCGTTCACTGGCTTTTCATGGGCGTCATACTGTTTCTGATATACCCGGCATCCAAAAACCGACCTAAAGACCGCATAGACCCTCTGGACTGGGTCCTGGCGATCCTGCTCTCGATAGGTTGTCTCAACATATTGCTGAACTGGCAGGAGATAGCCATCAGACAGGGGGCCCCCATAGCCTCCGACGTCTATCTTGGAGTGATAATGGTGGTCCTCGTCATAGAGGGGACCAGGAGAGCCATGGGATGGCCGCTTCCGATTATGGCGATCATATCGTTGCTCTACGCGTTCTTCGGCCCCTACTTCCCCGGGATACTGGCCCACGGAGGGATCCCCATAGGGGAGCTGGCTCCCTTCCAGTACCTCAGGACCGACGGGATATTCGGGGTACCCCTGGGGGTCTCGGCCAGCTTCATCTTCCTTTTCGTCCTCTTCGGGGCCTTCCTGAGCACGTCCGGAGCAGGACAGTTCTTCATAGATCTGGCCGTCGCTCTGACCGGACGCAGTCAGGGAGGACCGGGAAAGGCGGCGGTGGTCTCCAGCGCCCTCATGGGAACGGTATCCGGGAGCTCCTGCGCCAACACGGTCACAACAGGGGCATTCACCATCCCATTGATGAAGCAGTCGGGCTACAGCAGCGAGTTCGCCGGCGCCATAGTGGCGGCGGCCTCAACGGGGGGACAGGTGATGCCCCCTGTAATGGGAGCGGCAGCATTCATAATGGCCCAGTTCCTCGGAATATCCTACTGGGAGATCGTCGTGGCAGCGGCCATACCGGCCACGCTGTACTTCGTCTCCATAATGGCGATGGTCCACTTCAGGGCCGGAAAGATCGGCATGAAGCGGCTTAGCGGAGAGGACCTGCCCAAAGCCGGCAAGGTGCTCAAAGAGGGATGGCATCTGCTGATCCCCATAATTACCTTGATAGCGTTCCTCGCCACCGGCTACTCGCCGGTGAAGGCGGTCTTCTGGTCCATAGTCTTTTTGATCGGCTGCTCCTGGCTCGGCAAAAAGGAACACCGCATGACCCCTGGAAGAATACTCCAGGCCATGATAGACGGCGCCATAGGAGCAGTGGACGTGGCAGCGGCATGCGCCTGCTCTGGGATAGTCATAGGGGTAATAGGGATCACCGGAGTAGGACTGGCCTTCTCATCCTTCGTCCTCAGCCTATCCCACGGCATACTGCCTTTTGCTCTGATGCTCACCATGGTCGGATCGATAATACTCGGAATGGGAGTTCCCACCACGGCTCAGTACATCATAACCTCGACCCTGGCGGCTCCTGCCCTGGCGGAGATGGGCGTTCCCATGATGGCGGCCCACCTCTTCTGCCTCTACTTCGGGGTTTTAGCGGACGTGACTCCTCCCGTGGCCCTGGCCACCTATGCGGCATCTGGGATAGCGAAGTCGAACCCGATGAAGACCGGCTTCACCGCTCTGATCGTCGCGGTGGCGGGATTCCTCGTTCCATATATGTTCGTGTATAACCACTATCTCTTGTTCCAGGGCAACATCTTCCAGATAGCCATAGGTTGCGGCTCGGCCTTCCTGTGCATCATCGGCCTGGCCTCCGGGGTTCAGGGCTACTTCCTGACCCACATAAACATCGTGGAGAGAGCCGCCTTGCTAGCGACGCCGTTTTTGATAATAGCTCCCTACATGACCGCCAATCTGATAGCTGTTGGGCTCATGGTAGCGGTGTTCATGTTCCAGAAACTCAAGCTTTCGAGAGCCGCCCAGCTCTCATCCAACGGATAA
- a CDS encoding CoA transferase subunit A has product MPIKVVKPVMSPSEAVSSIEDGASIMVGGFNYGGVPYTLVEALCEAGTKDLHLIANDTVYADDRHPDGVGHGSLVVNGQVSKVTASHIGLNKVTQKLYNEGKMELELVPQGTFVERIRAGGFGLGGFLTPTGVGTVVEEGKQVMEVQGKKYILELPLKADVALIKAHRADRYGNLTYFGTSRNFNPAMATAAELVIAEVDSVVEQGEIDPNDVVTPGILVDILVLKGDSYYASRT; this is encoded by the coding sequence ATGCCCATAAAAGTGGTTAAACCGGTCATGTCGCCTTCCGAGGCGGTCTCCTCCATAGAGGACGGAGCCTCGATCATGGTCGGAGGATTCAACTACGGAGGTGTTCCCTACACCTTGGTGGAGGCCCTCTGCGAAGCCGGCACCAAGGACCTGCATCTGATAGCCAACGACACGGTCTACGCCGACGACAGACACCCCGACGGGGTGGGACACGGTTCCCTGGTGGTGAATGGACAGGTATCCAAGGTTACGGCCTCCCATATAGGTCTCAACAAGGTGACCCAAAAGCTCTACAACGAGGGGAAGATGGAGCTGGAGCTCGTCCCTCAGGGAACCTTCGTCGAGAGGATAAGGGCCGGTGGATTCGGCCTCGGCGGATTCCTCACCCCTACAGGGGTAGGCACGGTCGTGGAGGAAGGCAAACAGGTGATGGAGGTCCAGGGCAAAAAGTACATCCTGGAGCTCCCCCTGAAAGCCGACGTGGCATTGATAAAAGCCCACAGAGCGGACCGCTACGGGAACCTGACCTACTTCGGAACGAGTAGAAACTTCAATCCCGCCATGGCCACGGCGGCGGAACTGGTCATAGCGGAGGTGGACTCGGTGGTGGAACAGGGGGAGATCGACCCCAACGACGTGGTCACTCCGGGAATCCTTGTGGATATTCTAGTGCTGAAGGGGGACTCCTACTATGCTTCCCGTACTTGA